The following are from one region of the Achromobacter xylosoxidans genome:
- a CDS encoding 4-hydroxy-tetrahydrodipicolinate synthase family protein: MDAPRKTAFEGIWLPMVTPMRGGYVDLDAAQALARYYRNAGIAGLVLFGSTGEGNLLSVPEKIDMIEAVSSDPHALPLVFGAGGVDTRGVATAIRRLDKYQPAGYLVPPPYYLGPSQAGILWHYRQIAWATQRPIILYNIPKRTGVTMTVETMEALAALPNFSAVKECNPAVLAALNRRGTLTPLCGEDLALLDHFLAGGLGAIPAAAHIYPERYVEVMQLARDGHAEAARELFEPLRGLIRLLFAEPNPAPIKRALSMQGLITDELRMPMTSASRELGQRLQRAMSVVQGSPSRLQTA, translated from the coding sequence ATGGACGCGCCACGCAAGACCGCATTTGAAGGCATCTGGCTGCCCATGGTCACGCCGATGCGCGGCGGCTATGTGGACCTGGACGCCGCACAGGCGCTGGCCCGCTACTACCGCAACGCCGGCATCGCGGGCCTGGTGCTGTTCGGTTCCACGGGCGAAGGCAATCTGCTGAGCGTGCCGGAGAAGATCGACATGATAGAAGCCGTATCGAGCGACCCGCACGCGCTGCCGCTGGTGTTCGGCGCCGGCGGCGTGGACACGCGCGGCGTCGCGACCGCGATCCGGCGCCTGGACAAGTACCAGCCGGCCGGCTACCTGGTGCCGCCGCCCTACTACCTGGGCCCGTCGCAGGCCGGCATACTGTGGCACTACCGCCAGATCGCCTGGGCCACGCAGCGGCCCATCATCCTGTACAACATCCCCAAGCGCACTGGCGTGACCATGACGGTCGAAACCATGGAGGCGCTGGCCGCGCTGCCCAACTTCAGCGCTGTCAAGGAATGCAATCCCGCGGTGCTGGCGGCGTTGAACCGGCGCGGCACGCTGACCCCGCTATGCGGCGAGGACCTGGCCCTGCTGGACCACTTCCTGGCCGGCGGCCTCGGCGCCATCCCCGCCGCCGCGCATATCTATCCCGAGCGCTATGTCGAGGTCATGCAATTGGCCCGCGACGGTCACGCGGAGGCCGCGCGCGAACTCTTTGAGCCTCTGCGCGGCCTGATCCGCCTGCTGTTTGCCGAACCCAATCCCGCGCCGATCAAGCGCGCCCTCTCGATGCAGGGCCTGATCACCGACGAGTTGCGCATGCCCATGACCAGCGCCAGCCGTGAACTCGGGCAGCGCCTGCAGCGGGCCATGAGCGTGGTGCAGGGCTCGCCTAGCCGGCTGCAGACAGCTTGA
- a CDS encoding methyl-accepting chemotaxis protein, with the protein MKNSSLRRELLWFVFAVGAAVLALGSWDAWERRAEMVAERKTELRHVLDLASSIVRNGKQSVGEGMPLDEAKRNVARRLAQLRYGEDGYVGAFGDGYDLLVHPDPKLVGTNVRAVKDSAGQPIFENLYAQGKAGGGYTRYQFPRPGTDQALPKISYAAYDADWGWLLFTGLYVDDVDQAFHATLWRQGGVTLGLLVLLLAAALRFFRRHILGPLDQAVAVCERVANGDLSGSVPRNQRGEIGRLFDALARMQQRLDGAVRSIVHSTASIAAASRQIAAGSMDLSDRTEKQAAALEQTAASVEQITATAQQSAQHVREVSALAGQAAQLARQGSDETQHAIDAMREISHSSQRIDEIIRLIDEIAFQTNILALNAAVEAARAGEQGRGFAVVAGEVRALAQRSATAAKEIKTLIEASADSVARGSQRVEQASATMGNVLESAATSAPLMGEIATASAEQSVGIEQINQAVTHLDGVTQQNAALVEEFAASAGALRDQAGELANAVSVFKLSAAG; encoded by the coding sequence ATGAAGAATTCCAGCTTGCGCAGGGAACTGCTGTGGTTTGTGTTCGCAGTCGGCGCCGCCGTGCTGGCTTTGGGCTCCTGGGACGCCTGGGAGCGGCGCGCCGAGATGGTGGCCGAGCGCAAGACCGAGCTGCGCCACGTCCTCGATCTGGCCTCCAGCATCGTGCGCAACGGCAAGCAAAGCGTAGGCGAGGGCATGCCCCTGGACGAGGCCAAGCGCAATGTGGCGCGCCGGCTGGCGCAGCTGCGCTATGGCGAGGACGGCTACGTGGGCGCCTTCGGCGACGGCTACGACCTGCTGGTGCACCCCGATCCCAAGCTGGTAGGCACCAACGTCCGGGCCGTCAAGGACAGCGCCGGGCAGCCGATCTTCGAAAACCTCTATGCCCAGGGCAAGGCCGGCGGCGGCTATACGCGCTACCAGTTCCCGCGGCCGGGAACGGATCAGGCGCTGCCCAAGATCAGCTACGCCGCCTATGACGCCGATTGGGGCTGGTTGTTGTTCACGGGCTTGTACGTGGATGACGTCGACCAGGCGTTCCACGCCACCTTATGGCGCCAGGGCGGCGTGACGCTCGGCCTTCTGGTGCTGCTATTGGCGGCGGCGCTGCGCTTTTTCCGCAGGCACATCCTGGGTCCGCTGGACCAGGCGGTGGCGGTGTGCGAGCGCGTGGCCAACGGCGACCTGTCGGGCAGCGTGCCGCGCAATCAGCGCGGCGAGATCGGCCGCCTGTTCGACGCCTTGGCGCGGATGCAGCAACGCCTGGACGGGGCGGTGCGCAGCATCGTGCATTCCACGGCATCCATTGCCGCGGCCTCGCGGCAGATCGCGGCGGGCAGCATGGACCTGTCGGACCGCACCGAGAAGCAGGCCGCCGCGCTGGAGCAGACGGCCGCCAGCGTGGAGCAGATCACCGCGACCGCGCAGCAGAGCGCGCAACACGTGCGCGAGGTCAGCGCGCTGGCCGGCCAGGCAGCGCAACTGGCCCGGCAGGGCAGCGATGAAACGCAGCACGCCATCGACGCCATGCGCGAGATTTCGCATAGCTCGCAGCGCATCGACGAGATCATCCGGCTGATCGACGAGATCGCGTTCCAGACCAACATCCTGGCGCTGAACGCCGCAGTGGAAGCGGCGCGGGCCGGAGAGCAGGGCCGGGGCTTTGCCGTAGTGGCGGGCGAGGTGCGCGCGCTGGCTCAGCGCTCGGCCACCGCCGCCAAGGAGATCAAGACGCTGATCGAAGCGTCGGCGGATTCGGTGGCACGTGGCAGCCAGCGCGTCGAGCAGGCCAGCGCGACGATGGGCAACGTGCTGGAATCGGCCGCCACCAGTGCGCCGTTGATGGGGGAGATCGCCACGGCCTCGGCCGAGCAGAGCGTGGGCATCGAACAGATCAACCAGGCCGTGACGCATCTGGACGGCGTGACGCAGCAGAACGCCGCGCTGGTGGAAGAGTTCGCCGCGTCGGCTGGCGCCCTGCGCGATCAGGCGGGCGAGCTGGCGAACGCGGTGTCCGTCTTCAAGCTGTCTGCAGCCGGCTAG
- the icd gene encoding NADP-dependent isocitrate dehydrogenase: protein MSYQHIKVPAGGQKITVNADFSLNVPDQPIVPYIEGDGTGADITPVMIKVVDAAVQKAYGGKRKIHWMEVYAGEKATKVYGPDVWLPDETLDVVKDYVVSIKGPLTTPVGGGIRSLNVALRQQLDLYVCLRPVAYFKGVPSPVREPEKTNMVIFRENSEDIYAGIEYMAESEQAKELIQFLQTKLGVKKIRFPNTSSIGIKPVSREGTERLVRKAAQYVIDNDRTSLTLVHKGNIMKFTEGGFRDWGYALLQKEFGATLIDGGPWCKFKNPKTGREVIVKDVIADAFLQQILLRPAEYDVIATLNLNGDYISDALAAQVGGIGIAPGANLSDSVAMFEATHGTAPKYAGKDYVNPGSEILSAEMMLRHMGWTEAADLIISSMEKSILSKKVTYDFARLLEGATQVSCSGFGQVMIENM, encoded by the coding sequence ATGTCCTACCAACATATCAAGGTTCCCGCTGGCGGCCAGAAGATCACGGTCAACGCCGATTTCTCGCTGAATGTGCCCGATCAGCCCATCGTCCCCTACATCGAAGGCGACGGCACGGGCGCTGACATCACCCCGGTGATGATCAAGGTCGTCGACGCGGCGGTGCAGAAGGCCTATGGCGGCAAGCGCAAGATCCACTGGATGGAAGTCTATGCCGGCGAGAAGGCCACCAAGGTCTACGGCCCGGACGTGTGGCTGCCTGACGAGACCCTGGACGTCGTCAAGGATTACGTGGTGTCCATCAAGGGCCCGCTGACCACGCCGGTGGGCGGCGGCATCCGTTCGCTGAACGTGGCCCTGCGCCAACAGCTGGACCTGTACGTCTGCTTGCGTCCGGTGGCGTACTTCAAGGGTGTGCCTTCGCCGGTGCGAGAACCCGAAAAGACCAACATGGTGATCTTCCGCGAGAACTCGGAAGACATCTACGCCGGCATCGAATACATGGCCGAAAGCGAACAGGCCAAGGAGCTGATCCAGTTCCTGCAGACCAAGCTCGGCGTGAAGAAGATCCGCTTCCCGAACACTTCGTCCATCGGCATCAAGCCGGTGTCGCGCGAAGGCACCGAGCGCCTGGTGCGCAAGGCCGCGCAGTACGTCATCGACAATGACCGTACGTCGCTGACCCTGGTGCACAAGGGCAACATCATGAAGTTCACGGAAGGCGGCTTCCGCGACTGGGGTTACGCGTTGCTGCAGAAGGAATTCGGCGCCACCCTGATCGATGGCGGCCCGTGGTGCAAGTTCAAGAACCCGAAGACGGGCCGCGAAGTCATCGTCAAGGACGTGATCGCTGACGCCTTCCTGCAGCAGATCCTGCTGCGTCCGGCCGAATACGACGTGATCGCCACCCTGAACCTGAACGGCGACTACATCTCGGACGCGCTGGCCGCGCAAGTGGGCGGCATCGGCATCGCCCCGGGCGCCAACCTGTCTGATTCGGTCGCCATGTTCGAAGCCACCCACGGCACCGCGCCCAAGTACGCGGGCAAGGACTACGTGAACCCCGGTTCCGAAATCCTGTCGGCCGAAATGATGCTGCGCCACATGGGCTGGACCGAAGCCGCGGACCTGATCATCTCCAGCATGGAAAAATCCATCCTGTCCAAGAAGGTCACGTACGACTTCGCGCGCCTGCTCGAAGGCGCGACCCAGGTGTCGTGCTCGGGCTTCGGCCAGGTGATGATCGAAAACATGTAA
- a CDS encoding DUF1841 family protein, with product MFNPSRDQVREFFIETWRKHRASEVLTPLEAIALDWIIEHPEYHGDLENPEAMTAEYSVEKGRTNPFLHLSMHLAIAEQLSIDHPPGIRQAYQQLVARSDAHQAAHEIMECLGQVVWEAQRLGTPLDSDTYIDLIRQRASR from the coding sequence ATGTTCAATCCCTCACGCGACCAAGTCCGCGAATTCTTTATCGAAACCTGGCGCAAGCATCGCGCCTCCGAAGTGCTGACGCCGCTCGAGGCCATCGCGCTGGACTGGATCATCGAACATCCCGAGTACCACGGCGACCTCGAAAACCCCGAGGCCATGACGGCTGAATACTCGGTGGAAAAGGGCCGCACCAATCCCTTTCTGCACCTGTCCATGCATCTGGCCATTGCAGAGCAGCTGTCCATCGACCATCCGCCGGGAATCCGGCAGGCCTACCAGCAGCTGGTGGCGCGCAGCGACGCGCACCAGGCCGCGCATGAAATCATGGAATGCCTGGGCCAGGTGGTCTGGGAAGCGCAGCGCCTGGGTACCCCGCTGGACAGCGACACCTACATCGACCTGATCCGCCAGCGCGCCAGCCGCTGA
- a CDS encoding c-type cytochrome, whose protein sequence is MNRYMLALAGATLAMTGVAAQAQDLAAGKAVFDKFNCASCHGADAKTAVDPAYPTLAGQHADYLVHALKAYKRGASGSAATANVRKNPIMGAFATQLSDQDISNVAAWLSAQPSDLGVRR, encoded by the coding sequence ATGAATCGCTACATGCTTGCCCTTGCGGGCGCGACCCTGGCCATGACGGGCGTTGCCGCCCAGGCGCAGGACCTGGCGGCCGGCAAGGCCGTCTTCGACAAATTCAACTGCGCTTCCTGCCACGGCGCCGACGCCAAGACGGCCGTGGATCCGGCCTATCCGACGCTGGCCGGCCAGCACGCGGACTACCTGGTCCACGCCCTGAAGGCCTACAAGCGCGGCGCCTCCGGCAGCGCGGCCACGGCCAACGTGCGCAAGAACCCCATCATGGGCGCGTTCGCGACCCAGCTGTCCGACCAGGACATCTCCAATGTGGCGGCCTGGCTGTCGGCGCAGCCGAGCGACCTGGGCGTGCGCAGGTAA
- a CDS encoding c-type cytochrome, producing the protein MKLRTSLKYTVSVLAAMASCAIAGQSVAADAAVVGNVQNARDKVSMCIGCHGIEGYKATFPELYHVPMIAGQNAKYIETALNEYKKGARSHPTMDAIAGSLSDQDIADLAAYYSNLK; encoded by the coding sequence ATGAAGTTGCGAACCTCTCTGAAGTACACGGTATCCGTGTTGGCCGCGATGGCATCCTGTGCGATCGCCGGCCAGTCTGTTGCTGCAGACGCAGCAGTGGTCGGTAATGTCCAGAACGCCCGCGACAAGGTTTCCATGTGCATCGGTTGCCACGGCATCGAAGGCTACAAGGCAACGTTTCCCGAGCTGTACCACGTGCCGATGATCGCTGGGCAGAACGCCAAGTACATCGAAACCGCCCTCAACGAGTACAAGAAAGGCGCGCGCAGCCATCCCACGATGGACGCCATCGCCGGCAGCCTGTCCGACCAGGACATCGCCGATCTGGCCGCGTACTACTCGAATCTCAAGTAA